ATagtattttcttcattttcttcttcatttactttacaattaATGCGTGCAAAAATTCAATATTCGAGAAACTGCGATGCTCATCGAATACTGTGATTACCGCAGCCATGTAGTATGATCATATATAAACAACACAACTTTAAGAAGTTAAACCCCAAGTTACTCTAGTATTTCTAATGCAAGTACTGAACATCTTTGGTTCGGgcgattacattaattagtttTCTTATCTTTGTTGTGGAAAAGTTTGCAATACAGTTTAGCTATTCTTTACATGTAACTTCATTAAGTCAATTTCAATCTGAGTcgtttttcattatttattaatAATCCTTTTAAGCAGACGAGTagtaacatttcttttcatgtaCCGTGTAATCCTATAAAGACACGGACACAAAGACTTTGAGATTAAATGTCAAATACATCAATGTTGTTGAACTGTTTCTGATActcttaaaaaaataatgttccCGTGGGATCAATCCATCACTGAATTTGTTGGAGGTTTCTTGGGAATTCTGACCCACCATTGTCGTTAAACTTGTTAtttagaataataataatacgtGTAATAACATCACTATCTAATGGACTAGTTACATTACTCAAATTAATGGCGTTGGTTTTTGTATCCTCATTTCTTCGGATAAATAATCCATTCATTTTATGATAGTGTTGACTATCAGTAGTATGTAGGAAagtatgtacaagtacatgacacatattatatacaaagtTACACTTGATTGAAAATGGCATAACGTTTGGCTAAACAGAGTTAAAAAGCGGTGAAGTTACAGGTCAAAGTAGCTGTACATGTCAGCTTCTGATGattgatgtatatattttatcattgtaCTTTCGACGTCTTTCGTTCATGTTCTTAGCATTTTGTTAGTGTATATAATGCAATCCAATATCTGAGTTTAAATACCTTCTGCGTGAAAGAAAAATCTTCCCTTGTTTAAAGTGAAAGCCGAACACTATGCTGACTCTCAAAAGCTTACTGCCTTTCATTTCtttgaacctcagttcagttgtgctaaaaacagagGCAGTTCGCAAAACTTATTGTGAAACATTTTATATTCATGGCAATGCTAATAATATGGTGAAAATCCATCGAAAAGCGAGTATCTTcaattgaaatatcaaatttcaagaaAAACGTCACAATAGTGATAAATATAAAATCTAATATCATGTGTGTTGCACACCATTGAATGTCTAAATAGCTGATTGAGTCCCATTACTTTCAAATGGCATTTTCTCTTCCAGAAAAACAACTGAATTTGCTCTGTGGGAAAATGTTGAACAATAGGAGGTATATAACATCCTCCCAATACTGTGCCTACTACTATGATTATCTCTTCAATCTGCGTATAAacacatttacacatttttgtaattatcaAATGTTGTCATCCTAAGTCAATATGTCTTAAATAAAATTAGCAAAAGTGCACTACAGTGTCCAGTCGGCTCTTCAAATTACAAACATAATTGTAATAAGCTTAATTTTTATGACAACAGCGAAAATAGTATGACCGACTGACGGCAATATTGTGGATGTCATTGTTGTAGTTTCAACAATTGTCTTTCTTTTATATATTGCCTTTATACTTGTTTACTGTAAATCACAAAGTACACTCACAATTCTATCCAAAAGTGTGAAAAGGGATTTGTCACTGTAATCTTAGTTAGTGTTATCTACTGGTTGCATAGTGTAACTTTTCGTAACCAAGTAGACCCTCGTGGAAATGAAAAACTTTTCAAAGAGTCAAAAAGTTCGTAACAGCCAATCATTGTATGTGGTATTCGTATAGCACAAGTTAAACCTGTCCAGGTCGGCATGACTTCCAGATGGCtaggaatatatattccacCATTTCATAGGTACTCAGTAGACTAGCTCCAAGACACAGTCCAAGCTGACCACCGAAATCAGCTGTAAAGacacataaaatgtaacaaatgacTGCCATGTACTAATGTAGAGTTTACTACCAGTTAGGGTATGCCTCCAAGTATGTTCACACAGTCTGTCTATAATAgatacgtgatagagggactgtggttcGGCCCTTTTTAGGATAGAGGTCTGGCAGACACGCAATAGACACAGAATTTGCATGCATTTGCTGTTAAACTAAATGGAACTTTCAACTTTGTAATGTCTATTTTTCTGTAAGTTTTTACATCACGTGATATCAGACACAAAGTCGACAAAAGAAAGACGAGTATGGgcaaaaaaatgtcataacCACATTGAAGTAGTTATACTCCTCTACGTCCCCCATTGTTTTAACAGTACTCTCTATTCCAGTTAGCGTGACACATTTCTGTTACCAGATCAGATTTTTACACAATGAAACCATCCCCAAACTTGTTaacatcaatgaaactgtccacaatcttgTTAATTCAACTTTGAAAGTTATTAGTTTTGTACAAAAGATGATTATTTGTGTCATCCTCTGTCAACATAACTAAGATAATTAACACATataacataattaatgatacaCGGATATAGTAGTGAGCCGGTTTGAGTATTCATCTAAACAAAATACTCTATTCTCGAGCTCAGACTCTTAACATCATGATATGAATCATAATGTGTTGTTTAGAAGACGCCAATGACAAGAGCTATATCGAATCCTGGGCGTAAATAAAGCGTCGGTTTCACGATGATGGTAATTTTGGGAAATAAAAGACACCACGTGATTTTACCAGATAGTTTGCTCTGCCGAAAACTTACCTAGAAATGTGAGAAACTCGTATGCCGGTACTTGTTTGATGTAAAGGTAACTCATTTCTTCAAAGAAGATATCAACAACTGCGATGTCGCCGCTGTGGAAGAGAAGATATGAAACAGACCTCAATCAGTTGGATTTCTGAATATTTAGTTTATTGGCGTTTAACTTACAGTGTaccagcatcatcatcatcatcatcatcatcatcatcatcatcatcatcatcatcatcatcatcaccatcaccatcaccatcatcatcatcactagtACCATGAAAACACACAATTCGGGGTCTCAAAAGCGTTATTACCCGCATTAACGGCCATTTTTGACTACTTACCGTAATTCTTCTTCAGTTAGGTTATATTCCATTGTTAAGAATTCTAAGACATGTTTTCCCGGGAATGAAGCAAAGCTTGAAGACACATGATAAACAATCTTTTCACATGCCAAGGGACACTCAAAATTAGTCATTTCACCTAAAATTGAAGAGTATATGTTGATGaactgtatgtacacatatatgaaGTGTTTTCTTATGCATGTATAAGAGATCTCAGCTCTATGCAAAGTTTTcgagtaatatgcaaattttgtctGGTTGTTCATTGTTGTTACGGATATGGGAACAAATGAAGCACATAGGATATCAGACAAATGCAAATaataaatttttttgttataatatttacatgtctatttttttTACCAGCGAAATTTCATAGCATTGTTTTCTTCTAACATTACATTACCTGTGATGTCTTCGAAGTGTTATATCACCATGATCgtccatttttaaaaaaatacaaagcaGTCGGATTGTTTGTAGACGTGTGTAAGGGGTCGAAGGTTTTTCTGTACCCGTCGACAAGTTCTCGCAATATTTTGATACACAACACAGCAAAGTACATACTTACGGGTAACCTTATCAACACAGTCAAACTTCTCGAATATGTTACACACTCGGTGTTCATTCCCTACATGGCAAAAATTAGAAAATGTGTACATTATGCTAATTCCTCaaataaatagaaaagaaagacataaacaaatcaaaactttgGTCATATCATTACAAGACAGGATTGACGCCGATTCTTATCAATGTTGATGTTATGGAAACATAACAAATACAGTAAATGCACACAACTACCATACCATAACAGCAAAAAagacattatattataccagtatattgatggcgcaaatcgagcgatgtgattggtctagacattgaactagcgcgtctaaaatgagcgataatgcacagttggcacgcgtccaaattttgatgttcactgttcgtctacgaacgttgtagtccgtgcagggatgaaaccagaaaatgttgcgtccaatcttgtttccgatattttcaatataccaGTATactataatagcgataaaccagaCCTGGGAATGGtgtaccactcggttttgaccagtgaactcaatatatgcacacgagtgcatatattgagttcactggtcaaaaccgagtggtataccatccccagggggtggtttattgcttaaatatcaACGACAAAGCTACCATACGCAACAAAACCATAaatcaactacatgtaaatgagaTCCAGGACACCTCGTCGATTTGTTTATGATTTGAGACTATATTGTTAAAATTTGACATGGCCTCAGTGATGAAATTTACGACACATATTTACATGCAGCGTACCTGGCATATACGGTTCTTGACAATGACATTTTTTCACGACTTCTGAGGAACGTTTCTCCATAAAACAATTGCTCTTCGTATACAAAAGGAAATGTGGGAGTTTGCCATCGCTACAATTACTCTCATGTGGATGTTTTTGGTTGTGTTCCTTTCAATGGAAAACGGATAAAATGTTCTCAACATGTAGGACCACGTTGTCAAATCATATGTTGACTGTTACTGCATGACATGTGTTTCTTGTCAGAAAGTTTGAAAGGCCTTCAAGGTGGTAAACCCTGGCTAACGTTTTTTTTGTCGAATGCAAAATCATTCAAGAAGACCAAATTAAAACAACAGAGAAATAGtctgaaaaaaacacacaaaacatccAGAAAACGCCGGTGTGTCTATCGCTTTAGCAAGAAAGACCAATTCTCTTTATGGTAGAACATGCATGTCGAAcaaaaaattggtaaaaaaaatatgagagGAGATGAAACTAGTGTATTAACATGTACGAACCAAAACCATTTGAACTGCTAGAGACGTTTCGGTCCCAGGTGAGACAGATAGGCCATAATCAGTCACCAAGGGGACTTCTCCTTGACGGTGAAGTAATACCTAATGAATGTCAGAATGATGTAAAATATTAGAtttaactgtctgtctgtctgtctgtctgtctgtctgtctgtctgtctgtctgtctgtatgtctgtctgtctgtgtgtgtgtgtgtttttttaaaaactgtgaTATTTTAAAGGACTTTTCAAACCAACCacattacattatcaaagtGCGCTCAGAAATTTCAAGATAGCCTAGAGTTTTCAATGATAGCATTACAATGGTACATACAAGACCCTGACTGGAGGCATTCACCTCAAAACTGATTAAGTCTTCCAGTCTTGCAGTCTTGCACTGTCTTGCGATAGGAAAGTTGTATGACAATGGCCATATGATATTTACCTTAAAACCTGCCCCCAAGTTGGTTCCCAGAGAATACTCGTCTTGCTCAACGTTAAGGGTTAACCGAAGTCCATCCATGCTACCACCTTTACGGATGCTTAAGGGAGTGTATCCGTCAGATGCACCTGGGTCGTTGAATGTATAGCATACACCATAGTCCGTCATAGTTGTTGTAAAGTTTAGTTCTGGTTTGCATGGAATGTTCATCTCGCCACTTCGATAATGACATTGCAATACCGTACTAGATTTTTTATGTGCGGCGTCAAGTTCAAAGTTAGTACGACTATCGGATATATCCTTCAAATATCCCTCTGAAGGCATGTCAAGATTAACCTTAGCATATGGCGAAAACTTCTGCTTCAAAAGTTGCTCAAGTTTGGTACCTTTGATATAGCTTTTTCGGTATCTGTTGTAGTTGCAGATGGTGACGGCAGGGAACACCAATTCATCAGTTTGTTGAACTGATATCACCGTATTTACTGGGTACGAGGTATACTTCATACTAGCAATATACAGGTATGTTATCACCCAGCACGTGGCAACAAGTACTAAACACGAATAGACAAATCTACgataaaaagaatgaaataatcTTTTTACACTTTCAGATACAAGGACATACATGAACAAACGTTATGTTATGATGTTCTTAGAAATCTGTGATGTAGACAGTAGACTTTGCTAAATGTTATGTCTTTCCTACAAAAAAACGTCTACGTTGAACTCTGAAATTCCACACTGTTCTACAACCGGTCATGTCCTCAATATACACAAAAAGAAAAccataaaaaaaaatgcaagtTCACTTAGGAACCAGTCAAATTAGGAAGGTACATCTGACGCAAGGATAGTATGTATAGGAATATTCCCCAGATCCTAACGAAGATTCTGGCACCGAGAAGTGTGGAATTCGGTGTGGAATGTAAGGAGTTTACGATTGGAACGGACAAGCCATAGGCAAGCCCAGACCAAGCGTAACATGTTGAGGAATAATAAAATCACCAGTACCCACTGTTCAAAatgctaaatacttgtatagtTTTTGCTGTCGTAGGTAAAACAGGACGTACTTTGAACTTATTGCTAATTACTATATTGTCCCAGTGAACCGCATCTCCTGCATGACTATGTATTAATCATTCGTGGGTTATCGCCTTAGTGTAGATTCCCCTCTATGCACGGTATTAAAGTGTGGTGGCAGCGTGACCAAGCAATGTAAATAGCATGTCGGTGTATGGTTTGTGTGTGAAGCCATGGGTGAAAACAGAACAAAGTttttaccatgacaacacttcGTCTGAAATATTCGTCTAGTATTGTGCGGTAACTATAGCGACTACAAGTGAGGTGTTTAATACATGAAGACATAGACAGTGCAGTGACGGTCccccctccactgtctgtgATGAATACATAATGCGTCCGTCTCTAATAATGAACAGAAATATTGTCACCTTTTATTTCTGTAGAAAATATTGTCACCTTTTATTTCTGTAGAAACAGCTAAACTAATgtgaattttataaatttttaaaGAAAGTATTAGTGACGATGACTTGAGCAGATGTTATTATACACGTAATACAGCTTAGTGATATGACAGTCAAATGCAATTCTCAGCAGCGCTAGGTCTTATATTGAGATCTGTAGAAACAATTCTTGTATACATTGGTCACATCTCACATCACTATAGTGGAGTAACATGTAACATTCTACTGAGcatgattgaaaaaaatgtcatggGCCTTTGAGCCGATAACGTTAAACTCGTACTCCCCGATGTGTACTATCTGTTGATACACCTGCCCAAACAGTAATGTGTATTATACCAAGTAGTTTATTCAGTAcattagcccccccccccttgtacaatatgaaaatcaatataaatatacagaaaacaatcGGAGTAGACTGTTTTTAGTGAATTAAATGTGTATGTAAAAGTGTATAAACCTACCTTCGTATATGATGTGTACTTGGCAAACCAATATAGCGAACACCGTGAATCGGAGTTATACTTGTAAACTCTTGGAACTGTGTCTTCGCAATCGTCAAGTTGCAAAGACTTCCTTGCTTGACTTCAACGTCTTCATCGTCCTCTACCACAAATGCTCTAATCATTTTAAGGGCACTAACAAAACGGTTATCCAGAGAGCTAACCTATAGTCAGAACATAGGAAAATAACCGtcacatatataaacaaatactcaaaacaaagaaaacaagcaGACAGGGGATAAGAAGCCAAAACGTATGAAAATGTGATACGAAAAagcttttgaaataaaatatattcaaacattCAGTGGCAGACTCATGTAGAATCCCGTGCAACTTGAAAACATAGCCCAAATTATCACTATAAACTTAGCTTCGTAAGCTGTGTTTTCTACAGTACGAAattatttgtttcaaaatatgataCTCTGCATGCATTAAAACACAAGTACAATATTTGATAATCGTAACATATGATGTATAAGATGTTCAAAGCAAGACCACGAGTACAAGATCCTTGTATCGGCTTTCTAAAATGTATGAATAgcaatactacatgtaataatgtggGGCAGTCACTGTTACTTACCAAACATTCTATATATCTGTGCTGAATACTTCTTCTCTCGTTAACAGCAAGTCTGGTAGAGTTGGTTGGCGTTAagtatatgatatatatcataaacaaaaaaataacgATGCGTATCAAATCGAACCTGGTGTATATAAGCTAAGATAGTCCTAGTGATAACTATTTTGTC
The genomic region above belongs to Glandiceps talaboti chromosome 8, keGlaTala1.1, whole genome shotgun sequence and contains:
- the LOC144438516 gene encoding acid-sensing ion channel 1B-like, whose amino-acid sequence is MEYNLTEEELRGDIAVVDIFFEEMSYLYIKQVPAYEFLTFLADFGGQLGLCLGASLLSTYEMVEYIFLAIWKSCRPGQV
- the LOC144439394 gene encoding acid-sensing ion channel 3-like, producing the protein MIRAFVVEDDEDVEVKQGSLCNLTIAKTQFQEFTSITPIHGVRYIGLPSTHHIRRFVYSCLVLVATCWVITYLYIASMKYTSYPVNTVISVQQTDELVFPAVTICNYNRYRKSYIKGTKLEQLLKQKFSPYAKVNLDMPSEGYLKDISDSRTNFELDAAHKKSSTVLQCHYRSGEMNIPCKPELNFTTTMTDYGVCYTFNDPGASDGYTPLSIRKGGSMDGLRLTLNVEQDEYSLGTNLGAGFKVNIIWPLSYNFPIARQCKTARLEDLISFEVNASSQGLVCTIVMLSLKTLGYLEISERTLIM